A single region of the Parasphingorhabdus litoris DSM 22379 genome encodes:
- a CDS encoding DUF1489 family protein, with product MPLNMTKIAFRSESPATLRAWLESHIGNEATNGEARLTTRYLPKRHAEMVGGSLYWIHTKKIVGRSPIIGFQDNGEGRQWIRLEPKLVAVQTIPRRAHQGWRYLEEKDAPPDLGEGAEGAEEMPAEMLGELSRLGLV from the coding sequence CGCAACTTTGCGGGCCTGGCTGGAATCCCATATCGGCAATGAAGCAACAAATGGTGAAGCGCGTCTGACCACCCGCTATTTGCCGAAACGACACGCCGAAATGGTTGGTGGATCACTTTATTGGATTCACACGAAGAAAATTGTTGGCCGCAGTCCAATTATCGGTTTTCAGGATAATGGCGAAGGCCGCCAGTGGATCAGGCTGGAACCAAAGCTCGTCGCTGTGCAGACCATACCCCGCCGTGCGCATCAGGGCTGGCGCTATCTGGAAGAGAAAGACGCACCGCCTGATCTTGGCGAGGGCGCAGAAGGGGCTGAAGAAATGCCGGCAGAGATGCTCGGCGAACTATCGAGATTAGGTTTGGTGTAG
- a CDS encoding phosphatase PAP2 family protein, whose translation MKLSHNVPCPNGTERARKAKELRELAAEISRTRPHAASRNNAEELDYAGSKFPTNFTKGLHHDEFGILSFGDDYRTFVEAINSDDNNLFENIVKDATDRAAETTEPTFQCTVNSQIPQWRGWESPRAGHVYELQGPDADSVGMAPAPRVGSSEKAAEMAEVYGLAILRDVPFTSICEGDSAKQLCDGDSDAQLTSAEVVDALNSMPYFSGTGVRSSTPAYVDADGLNNFERNRRFARTQDDSNPVAAALTTETVFRGSTKGSLVGPYVSQFMLIGNTGLAGPGGGAASFPGKDAGYDLQDGFIRYGSLSIDQRTTVHKSCLDHMTDWPTWRDVQNGADFRGANLFEEKRRFITTPRDLATYVHFDALYEAYLNAVLIIDAMGVPASKGFPEPGFRDSSTASARRTAFATFGGPHILSLVTEVATRCLKAVRREKFNYHRRARPELMGGRMALVECGDADKLGDAQAAFEHMHSELPGALKAALIAHNEAQNETAMNDMRLTDCAGGSTPFSNFDDCNLLLPMAFPEGSPMHPAYGAGHATVAGGCVTMVKAFFEMFEGSDSGVERPLVEPDGTPIVYVPNASGNRLVQDSKYTGALTIQGELDKLAANISIGRNMAGVHYYSDYYDSLRMGERVAVGILLEQAPTYGDPMETTFTSFDGDFISINGQADSAATLTIIDRTGKQISNQEWWLRHVPGEQMIL comes from the coding sequence GTGAAACTATCCCATAATGTACCCTGCCCCAACGGCACCGAACGCGCCCGCAAAGCGAAAGAATTGCGGGAACTGGCAGCGGAAATATCCCGAACCCGGCCGCATGCCGCGTCCCGCAACAATGCCGAGGAACTCGACTATGCCGGTTCCAAATTCCCCACCAACTTTACCAAAGGACTGCATCATGATGAATTTGGTATACTCTCTTTTGGCGACGATTATCGCACATTTGTCGAAGCAATAAACAGCGACGACAACAATCTGTTTGAAAATATCGTCAAAGATGCCACCGACCGCGCGGCAGAGACTACCGAGCCGACGTTCCAATGCACAGTGAACAGCCAAATACCACAATGGCGCGGCTGGGAGAGCCCGCGTGCTGGTCATGTCTATGAACTGCAAGGACCAGATGCAGACAGCGTCGGGATGGCCCCCGCCCCACGCGTTGGTTCATCTGAAAAAGCAGCTGAAATGGCTGAGGTTTACGGCCTTGCCATCTTACGCGACGTGCCGTTCACCAGCATCTGCGAAGGTGACAGCGCCAAGCAGCTTTGCGATGGCGACAGCGATGCACAGCTCACATCCGCTGAGGTTGTCGATGCCCTGAACAGCATGCCCTATTTTAGCGGCACCGGCGTCAGATCATCTACGCCCGCCTATGTAGATGCTGACGGGCTCAATAATTTCGAACGCAATCGCCGCTTCGCGCGGACACAGGATGACAGCAATCCCGTTGCCGCCGCCCTCACCACCGAAACCGTATTTCGAGGTTCAACCAAGGGATCCCTGGTCGGGCCTTATGTGTCGCAGTTCATGCTGATCGGCAATACCGGCCTGGCTGGCCCTGGCGGAGGCGCCGCAAGCTTCCCAGGTAAGGATGCAGGCTATGACCTGCAGGACGGTTTTATTCGCTATGGCAGCTTGTCAATCGATCAGCGTACGACGGTTCACAAAAGCTGCCTCGATCATATGACCGACTGGCCGACCTGGCGTGATGTACAAAATGGCGCAGATTTCAGAGGTGCTAATTTGTTCGAAGAGAAACGCCGGTTCATTACAACGCCGCGCGACCTGGCAACCTACGTGCATTTTGATGCGCTTTATGAAGCCTATCTCAATGCCGTGCTGATCATTGATGCAATGGGCGTTCCTGCCTCGAAGGGTTTCCCCGAACCCGGTTTCCGCGACAGCAGCACTGCATCGGCAAGGCGGACGGCATTCGCTACTTTTGGCGGACCACATATTTTGTCGCTGGTCACCGAAGTGGCCACTCGCTGCCTGAAGGCGGTGCGTCGTGAAAAATTCAACTATCACCGCCGGGCCCGTCCCGAGCTGATGGGCGGACGTATGGCGCTGGTTGAATGCGGCGATGCCGACAAGCTGGGTGATGCACAGGCGGCATTTGAGCATATGCACAGTGAATTGCCGGGCGCGCTGAAAGCAGCGTTAATTGCTCATAACGAAGCACAGAATGAGACAGCGATGAATGATATGCGCCTGACCGATTGTGCTGGCGGTTCAACACCGTTTAGCAATTTCGATGACTGCAATCTGCTGCTACCCATGGCTTTCCCTGAAGGTTCACCGATGCACCCAGCCTATGGTGCTGGCCATGCAACAGTGGCAGGTGGCTGTGTCACGATGGTCAAAGCCTTTTTCGAGATGTTTGAAGGTAGTGATAGCGGCGTTGAACGCCCGTTGGTCGAACCAGATGGCACGCCAATTGTCTATGTTCCAAATGCCAGTGGCAACCGCTTGGTACAGGACAGCAAATATACAGGCGCACTGACCATTCAGGGTGAACTCGACAAGCTGGCGGCGAATATCTCGATCGGCCGGAATATGGCAGGCGTGCATTATTATTCCGACTATTATGACAGCCTGCGCATGGGCGAACGTGTCGCGGTCGGAATTCTGCTTGAGCAGGCACCAACCTACGGTGATCCGATGGAAACGACCTTCACCAGCTTTGATGGAGATTTCATCTCAATCAATGGTCAGGCGGATTCGGCGGCAACGCTGACGATCATCGATCGCACCGGCAAACAGATTTCCAATCAGGAATGGTGGCTGCGCCATGTCCCTGGGGAACAAATGATTTTGTGA
- a CDS encoding GbsR/MarR family transcriptional regulator yields MGVEKYPEAMEFILHWGEMGTHWGANRSVAQVHALLYLSKDPLDAESICEALKLARSNVSNALKDLQGYGVVKRTHVPGDRRDHFVAETDLWVMFMAIAAERKRREIDPIISKLSELEKRLADSQNLPVHIHQRIGRMHQFIGTLTNWYEQVRGLKKSTLIALMKLGSKVARFIPGSDKNET; encoded by the coding sequence ATGGGCGTTGAAAAATATCCAGAGGCAATGGAGTTTATTCTTCATTGGGGCGAAATGGGAACGCATTGGGGGGCGAATCGTTCGGTTGCCCAGGTTCATGCGCTTCTTTATCTTAGTAAAGACCCGCTGGATGCCGAGAGTATTTGCGAAGCGCTTAAGCTTGCAAGATCAAATGTATCCAATGCTTTGAAAGACCTTCAAGGATATGGTGTTGTTAAACGCACCCATGTTCCAGGTGATCGCCGTGATCATTTTGTTGCGGAAACGGACCTGTGGGTCATGTTCATGGCAATTGCCGCGGAGCGTAAGCGGAGAGAGATTGATCCGATTATTTCGAAGCTTTCCGAGCTGGAAAAACGTTTGGCGGATAGTCAGAATCTACCCGTTCATATCCATCAACGTATTGGTCGTATGCATCAATTTATCGGTACTCTTACCAATTGGTACGAACAGGTACGCGGGCTGAAGAAAAGCACGTTGATTGCGCTAATGAAGCTCGGCAGCAAAGTAGCCCGCTTCATTCCCGGTTCCGACAAGAACGAAACTTAA